In Fretibacterium sp. OH1220_COT-178, the sequence TCTCAATCCGAATCTTCGGGGCCGTCTTTACGAGGCTACTTTACCCAGCCGATTCCCCACACTGAGCCTTCGCTGAAAAACATGAGGCACGAACGGGCCTGCAGAAAAATGCCTCTAGCTTCTGGCCCCGGCCTTCAGCAAGAGTTTTTCGACCCTTTGGCTGTCCTCCAAACGACGCTTCGTCTCCCTCTGCCACTCGCGGTCATTCTCCTTGCCTTCACGGAGGGCGGCCTGCAAATACCGTTGACGGGCGCGGATCAGGGAAAGCGGGGTATCGCCAACCGCGTTTTTGGCGTTGGGGTCGGCACCGACCTGCAGCAAAGCTTGGATGCCCTCGTAAGGCATGTACCCCTCCCTCAGCGCCATGAGGAGAGGCGTGAATCCGCTCCTGCCTCCTCTATTGGGGTCGGCCCCCGCAGCCACAAGTTCCCTGACGAGGCCGATGTCTCTCCGGACCGTCTCCTTCGTCGGCTCGTTGCTGTCGTCATCGTCCCCGGCAGACCGTCCGAGAACGGCCAGAATCGGGGTCGTCCTCCGGATGGGATCCCTGGCGTTCGGGTCGACCCCGGCACGGAGCAGGCGCCGAACCTTGCCGAGATCACCGGCATAACAGGCTCTGATCAATGCCTGCTCCTGCTTGGAAAGAGGTTTTCCCTGCATCTCCTCGAGGCCCTTAGCCCCAGCCTTCAGCAGCAGTTCCTTGACCTCGGCACTTGCGCGGGAGACCTCCATCATGCCAAATTCTTTATAGGCACTCTCGCCGATGACGGCATAGTACAGCGGCGTATCGCCCAGGGGATCGAAAACGTTGACGTCGGCCCCCGCCTCGATGAGCAGACGGACGACCTCCGGATCGACCGCCTTTCCGGCACCATCCCGGACGTAGAAGAGCGCCGCTATCAGGGGCGTGTGCCCTTCCTTATCCCTGAAATTAGCATCGGCCCCCGCCTCGATGAGCGCTCGGACCTTGGCGGCGGAGGGGACGGAGAAGCTATGCCGCGAGGTACTGCACGCGAGGAACAGAGCCGAATGCCCGGACGAACCCAACCCGTCCACCCTGGCGCCGGACTCGAGAAGAAACGCCACAACCCGATCATCCGGGTTCTCCAGGGAGCGTATCAGCGCAGTATCCCCGTTCGGCTGCTTCCCATTGGGGTTCGCGCCCGAACGAACCGCAGCCTGGACCTTCGCCAGATCTCCCTGAGCGCAAAGCTCAAAAAAATCCCCCTGCGCCGCCTGGGACATTCTGACCGCACACGCCGCCATCAGAAAAGAAAACGCGGCAAAACCGATCAAACGACGAGAAAACTCTCCCATGAACGATCCTCCTCTCCGAACGTCAGCCAACTTTCGGCATGAACACGAAAACCCTAATCCTCCCCGGAAGACTCCTCCCAAGTCCCCTCCAGAGCTCGCCGCATCTGCCCCCAGGAGGTTCGAAGCGCTTGCGCCTTCTCATCGGAAAGCCCCTTACCCCGTCTTGGACGAATCAGGCGCTCCAAATACTCCTCTTCGCAAAAATCCAAAATCAGCGCAAAAATCCCATCGTCATAGCTCTCCCTTCTACCACTCCTCCGGTAAAGGGGGTCCAGCCTGGCAGCCCAAGTCTCATTCTGCTTCATGCGACGAAACAGGCGGCTGACGTTCGACTGATCCCTTCCCATGACAATCGCAATTTCATTCTGCCCCCAGTAGAATTTATTGGCCAACCTCCTCCTCTCCATTTTTAAACGGGCAAAGTGTGGAATGGGGATCCGCTCGTCCAGAAAAGCTTCGATCCTTTCCAGGACACTTGCCTCCGTATCCTTCAAGCCCAATTCCATCTGAACGCAATACTGATGCGCAAAAAGCCTCATCCTCTTCTGTACGGCCCTACGCTGTAGAACAAAATTGCGGCACGCCAGGAAAAGCCGCCGACGGCGCTCCCCGTTCAGCCAGTGAGGGACCTCGATCCTCTCGCATACTTCCGGCGAGGTGCTTGAATACGAGTTGGCCTTCGGCATCGATGGTCTTCTCTCCTCTTCGCTCATTCCCCGACCTCCTCAATCAAACGCACGCCTCAGACTCACTACATTGATAATTTATACTGAAACGATGTGTAACTCAAATGCGTTTGATCGCTTTTCTACATTATTCACATTGGACCAAAGGCGAAATATATCAGCGCCCCTCCCACAAATTCGGAGGGGCGCTGATACGTTCTTGTACAGCATCTTTCGAAATCTTGAGTGTGCACTTCGATTCTTAAGGAATCCGTTTACATATAAAATCAGGGCAAGGCATTGAGGCTCTGTCATGAGCCGTCACTTACGTTGCTAAAAACTCAGTCCCCCTCATCTTCCATCGGGGGATGGGTCATTCCGGTTTCCTCATCCTTTTGCGTCGAAAAGCCCTTCGCATAGCGTTCCTTCAGGTCACCGACGGCATCCAATCCCCTGCGAACGGTTGAGGCCGTTGCCGACGCGGCTTGGGAAAAGGCGTTTTTCAACGGCTCCTTGTGCTGAGCTGCAAATTCTCCGACGCTTGTCATTCCCTTTTTAAACATGGACTTCAACAGTTCACCGTCGGCGGTCTGAAAATCGTGGATGACGCCAAGATTCTCGGCACTGAAATAAGGGGCCTCCCTGAAGCCGAGGTTGGAGGCATATAGGACGTGCGGAATCTGTGAGCGGAGTGCATTGTAGTTTTTGCAGGCTGCGTTGTACCGCTCGCGTCTCGTCTGGATATCGCCCTCGAGGTCGCGCAGTTCGTTCATCAGCTGCCGGTAAGTGGTGTTCGCTTTCAGATCAGGAAAGCGTTCTGCACAGGCATTGATGGAGATAAGAGCTTCATTGGTTGCCGCAACGTTCTCGTTCAAACTTCCTGAGACGGTGATGTGCGTAAGCTTCTCGTGCTCTCCATAGGATCGGGCGATATCCATCAGACGGTTCGCCAGATCCGCCCGTTTCTGTACGGACGCCATAATGTTGGCGTTGCACTGTTTGACCTCCTGTGCCATACGGGACAACGAATTGTACCCCAAGACAAAGAATATGATCACTCCAACAACAATCACCAGCAACAGCATTCCGAACATACGGATCACCCTCTTCAAAAATCTGACCATACAAATATTCAACGCAAACAAGAAGGCCCCTCTACGCCAAGAATTCTTGAACCAGCAACTGTCGGCTCCTCCAATATCGGATCTTGTCCACTCAAGAGAAATCAGTCTAAAACTTACCCCACCTCCGCCTCATCGTCAAGGCCGCCCCCAGGGCCGCGCAACCCCACCCCAGCCCCGCATCGCATCCGCTGCCGCCCTCCCCTTCGATCGGGACGGAGGGAGGCGTCGGCTCCGGATTCCATGGGAGATTGGGGTTCGGGCCCGGAAGGGGGAAGGGATCGGCCGGAGGTTCGACGTCGGGCGTACCCGGAACGCCGGGATCCGGAGTATCCGGAGCATCGGGGTTCCCGGGCCCCGCGGGATCGATGCCCGCAGCTTTCGCCAAAGAGGGAGTGCCGTACTTGGACAGAGGCTCTCCGTTGCTCTTCATGGCTGGAGCGGCCTTGGTGGAACGAGTCATCTTTTCGATGATCGCCGCGGCTCCGAGCCCGGGATCCTTTGCGGACAAAGCCGCGACCATTCCGGCGATGTGAGGAGAGGACATGGACGTTCCTTTGCCGAAAAGAACCAGCTCATCGAAACCGCCGCGGGACGTACCGGAGCCGTACCCGACAATCCCCTTCCCCGGCGCCTGGAAATGGACGAACTCTCCGCTGTAGTTCGAGAAATCGGAGGCGGAGCCGTCCTTATTGACGCTCCCTACGGTAATGAGCCCCTTCAAGCCGATGTAGCTTCCGGGGTAGACGTACTCGCCCGCATCCCAACCGTCGCCACCCCTCTCGACCGGTTTGCCGACGGGCAAATTCTCGTTCCCAGCCGACGTGACGAAGACGAACCTGTCCTGCTTATCCATGGCCTCAAGGGCAAAATATACGGGATCGTAGCCTCCGCCCGCCATTCGCCCCGCAGCGATCTCCTCGGGCGTGTTGGGGAAAAAATATCCCAAGGACATATTGATGGCACGAACGCCCTCGAACTGGTGTCCCGCGATGTCGTTCAGAGCATCCACAATAAAATTGGTACTTCCCTTCTTGTTGACGCCCATAACCTTCATGGCCGCTACCCTCGCCCCCGGCGTCACTCCGGTGACATCCAATTTTCCGTCGGCGACGGCCACACTGGAAACGAACGTTCCGTGTCCGTTGTAGTCCTGCCACTCGGGCATTCCAGCATCCCCGGGCTCATCGAGATAAGCGCGGCTGAGGGAGTAGTCGATCAGATGCCCGAGAGGCCCCTGGGAATCGATCCCCGTGTCGAGCACGTAAACGACCTGTCCGCTCACGTCGACATCGGCAAGAGGAGCATCGATCATTTCCGTATTGAAGTTGTTGGCCCTCTTGGCGGCAATCTCCGCCCCCGTCCCGTAGATGGGCCGGTCGAAGGCCACGCCGCCGACATTCGCGTCCTTGGCCAACGCCTCGGCAAACGCCTTCTCGTCGCCCACGGGCCGCATCAGGGCGAGGACCTCGCCGTCCAGAACCAAATTCTCGTACACCTTGACGACCATGCCCCCGGCGCCCGCCGCCGTCATGGTCGCGGCCATCGTGCGGGCCGACTCCGCGCCGGCCGTGCTCACCGTTCCGGGCACGACCTTCGGAGCCTTCATACGGACGATGACGTCCCCGAACGCCGCGGATACGAACAGCACCGACAAGAGGAAACCCAAGCCCAACAAACGTTTCATGAAAAATCCTCCTCCTCGCACCAGCAGAATAAAATGTGCCGCCATGGAAGCAAAACCCATCAACAGCCCTCGACGCGAACCGCTCCGTGTCTCCCCCGGCGGCCCCCCACCCTCAGCGGGAGCTCAACCGTTTCAGCACCCTTTTCAGCGCCGGGACGTCCTTGGCGTAGTCCAGCGGCGTCTGGCCGAACTGGTCCTTGATCCGTGGGTCGGCCCCCGCGTCCAGCAGGACCTCGACCATCGCGGGGGACTGCGACCGAAGCGCCGCGCAGCTCAGGGCCGTCATGCCCATGTCGTTCTGGGCGTCCACCCTGGCCCCGGCCCGGATCAGCTCCGTCACGATCTCCAGATTGGAGGACGCGGAGGCGGCCAGCATCAAAGCCGTCATCGACATCGCAAAATCGCCCTTCAGCTTCAGCGCCTTCAGCGACTCGACCTTGGAGAGGTCTATCGGCATGCGCACGGCGGCATTGGGGTTGGCGCCGGCCTTCAGCAGGGCACGGACAACCGAGGGCTCGCCGTTCTTGATGATCGCCCCGATGAGGATGGAGACGGGAGATATCTCCTCCGTTATGCCGACGCTGGCGTTGGGGTCGGCTCCCGCCTCCAGCAAGAGCGTCACATGGCGGGGGTCCCGCTGCATCACAGCCGCGAGAAACAGCGCCGTAATTCCCTTGTTCGCCACGGCATTGACGTCCGCACCGCGCTTCAGCAGCAGGGAGAGGACCTGGGGGGACGAG encodes:
- a CDS encoding ankyrin repeat domain-containing protein; its protein translation is MRSLGAAKRRQGFMRTGLRNGLWVLALLLLSCVGPARADTTFLNVCQRGSAADVERALDGGADPNSRASNGMTALMVAAGRNSSPQVLSLLLKRGADVNAVANKGITALFLAAVMQRDPRHVTLLLEAGADPNASVGITEEISPVSILIGAIIKNGEPSVVRALLKAGANPNAAVRMPIDLSKVESLKALKLKGDFAMSMTALMLAASASSNLEIVTELIRAGARVDAQNDMGMTALSCAALRSQSPAMVEVLLDAGADPRIKDQFGQTPLDYAKDVPALKRVLKRLSSR
- a CDS encoding LemA family protein translates to MLLLVIVVGVIIFFVLGYNSLSRMAQEVKQCNANIMASVQKRADLANRLMDIARSYGEHEKLTHITVSGSLNENVAATNEALISINACAERFPDLKANTTYRQLMNELRDLEGDIQTRRERYNAACKNYNALRSQIPHVLYASNLGFREAPYFSAENLGVIHDFQTADGELLKSMFKKGMTSVGEFAAQHKEPLKNAFSQAASATASTVRRGLDAVGDLKERYAKGFSTQKDEETGMTHPPMEDEGD
- a CDS encoding ankyrin repeat domain-containing protein; translated protein: MGEFSRRLIGFAAFSFLMAACAVRMSQAAQGDFFELCAQGDLAKVQAAVRSGANPNGKQPNGDTALIRSLENPDDRVVAFLLESGARVDGLGSSGHSALFLACSTSRHSFSVPSAAKVRALIEAGADANFRDKEGHTPLIAALFYVRDGAGKAVDPEVVRLLIEAGADVNVFDPLGDTPLYYAVIGESAYKEFGMMEVSRASAEVKELLLKAGAKGLEEMQGKPLSKQEQALIRACYAGDLGKVRRLLRAGVDPNARDPIRRTTPILAVLGRSAGDDDDSNEPTKETVRRDIGLVRELVAAGADPNRGGRSGFTPLLMALREGYMPYEGIQALLQVGADPNAKNAVGDTPLSLIRARQRYLQAALREGKENDREWQRETKRRLEDSQRVEKLLLKAGARS
- a CDS encoding S8 family peptidase, encoding MKRLLGLGFLLSVLFVSAAFGDVIVRMKAPKVVPGTVSTAGAESARTMAATMTAAGAGGMVVKVYENLVLDGEVLALMRPVGDEKAFAEALAKDANVGGVAFDRPIYGTGAEIAAKRANNFNTEMIDAPLADVDVSGQVVYVLDTGIDSQGPLGHLIDYSLSRAYLDEPGDAGMPEWQDYNGHGTFVSSVAVADGKLDVTGVTPGARVAAMKVMGVNKKGSTNFIVDALNDIAGHQFEGVRAINMSLGYFFPNTPEEIAAGRMAGGGYDPVYFALEAMDKQDRFVFVTSAGNENLPVGKPVERGGDGWDAGEYVYPGSYIGLKGLITVGSVNKDGSASDFSNYSGEFVHFQAPGKGIVGYGSGTSRGGFDELVLFGKGTSMSSPHIAGMVAALSAKDPGLGAAAIIEKMTRSTKAAPAMKSNGEPLSKYGTPSLAKAAGIDPAGPGNPDAPDTPDPGVPGTPDVEPPADPFPLPGPNPNLPWNPEPTPPSVPIEGEGGSGCDAGLGWGCAALGAALTMRRRWGKF